One window from the genome of Rhodopseudomonas sp. P2A-2r encodes:
- a CDS encoding tetratricopeptide repeat protein, whose translation MAAPVRDQALRTCARGLALVVLLATGLCSAGCSFDLSSLTPGSSKNAAPQASPLPAGSTSEANDTNPADALLHLARAQALAQSGKSAEARAEFSTALNLDPHNAQAFYQRGILYQSEKQYEFAIADFTSANGLTPLQADPLLSRAQCYLALGKNQEAAADLDEAVQAAPQNGQIWLARGTAYERIGDRAKAAESYSRAVTLRPKDDAARNGLARMGGRAG comes from the coding sequence ATGGCAGCTCCGGTTCGCGACCAGGCCCTCCGCACCTGCGCACGCGGCCTCGCGTTGGTCGTGCTGCTCGCCACCGGCCTTTGCAGCGCCGGGTGCTCGTTCGACCTGTCGTCGCTGACACCGGGCTCGAGCAAGAACGCGGCGCCCCAGGCCTCTCCCCTGCCCGCTGGATCGACGTCGGAAGCCAACGACACCAATCCCGCCGACGCACTGCTGCATCTCGCCCGCGCACAGGCACTCGCGCAATCGGGCAAATCCGCAGAGGCACGGGCTGAGTTCAGCACTGCGCTCAATCTCGATCCGCACAACGCGCAGGCGTTCTATCAGCGCGGAATCTTGTACCAGTCCGAGAAGCAGTACGAATTCGCCATTGCCGATTTCACCTCGGCCAACGGCCTGACGCCGCTACAGGCCGACCCGCTGCTGAGCCGCGCGCAGTGCTATCTCGCCCTCGGCAAGAACCAGGAAGCCGCTGCCGACCTCGATGAGGCCGTTCAGGCGGCGCCGCAAAACGGACAGATCTGGCTCGCCCGCGGCACGGCCTATGAGCGAATCGGCGACCGCGCGAAGGCGGCAGAGTCCTACAGCCGCGCGGTGACGCTGCGACCAAAGGACGACGCCGCCCGCAACGGTCTCGCTCGCATGGGCGGCCGGGCCGGCTGA